A DNA window from Aminipila luticellarii contains the following coding sequences:
- a CDS encoding response regulator transcription factor, whose protein sequence is MYRVLIIEDDFVIARSVQEHLSNWGFEVRYIENFKEVLAEFTSYEPQLILMDVTLPFFNGYHWCREIRQISSVPIVFVSSAGDNLNIVMAMNMGGDDFIVKPFDLNVLTAKIQAIIRRTYSFQGHANIIEYNGAVLNLGNATLSHEDKKIELTKNDFRLLQVLFESAGKVVSRDCLMTRLWEDENFVDDNTLTVNITRLRKKLEEIGLEDYIKTKKGIGYMIE, encoded by the coding sequence ATGTACAGGGTATTGATTATAGAGGACGACTTTGTTATAGCAAGGTCGGTGCAAGAACATTTGAGCAATTGGGGCTTTGAGGTAAGGTATATAGAAAATTTCAAGGAAGTACTCGCTGAGTTTACCTCTTATGAACCGCAGCTTATATTGATGGATGTGACCTTGCCGTTTTTTAACGGATATCACTGGTGCAGAGAGATTCGCCAGATCTCATCCGTTCCCATTGTATTTGTATCCTCTGCCGGAGATAATTTGAATATCGTTATGGCCATGAATATGGGAGGGGATGATTTTATCGTCAAGCCTTTTGATTTGAATGTATTGACCGCTAAAATACAGGCCATTATAAGGCGGACTTACTCTTTTCAGGGGCATGCGAATATAATTGAATATAATGGTGCAGTATTGAACTTAGGGAATGCCACATTAAGCCATGAAGATAAAAAAATAGAGCTGACAAAAAATGATTTCCGTCTTTTGCAGGTGCTTTTTGAAAGTGCGGGAAAGGTTGTTTCCAGAGACTGCCTCATGACAAGGCTTTGGGAGGATGAAAATTTTGTTGACGATAATACTTTAACTGTAAATATTACCAGACTAAGAAAAAAGCTGGAGGAAATAGGCTTAGAGGATTATATCAAAACCAAGAAAGGAATCGGGTATATGATTGAATGA
- a CDS encoding DMT family transporter: MKKLEKSNSIKGITFSLCAQIIWGFSVILTKQITADFSPLTLLSWRFTTGMVAMTLLIAMKIFPIHLKGKNIKPLVLLAVFQPILYFIGETVGIKFTTASESGIFIAMIPIVTLILSIYFLKTVPSKLQIGGVVISVAGIVLMVACKGVGVSFSMIGYSALVLAVFSAAIFSILSDKAAEYSSIEKTYIMAVMGALAFDLAAAAEHIADGTVRIWLTLPVHNLQFMLTTLYLGIGCSVISFCCMNASIKYIGATRTTTFASVTTVLTVLCGVFILGENLNMLQGAGIILVIAGIYMANKISVDAKDVE; encoded by the coding sequence TTGAAGAAATTAGAAAAGAGTAATTCTATTAAAGGGATTACATTTTCATTATGTGCACAGATAATATGGGGATTCAGCGTAATTCTAACAAAACAGATCACGGCCGATTTTTCTCCATTGACTCTGCTCAGCTGGCGGTTTACAACAGGAATGGTCGCGATGACCTTATTGATTGCAATGAAAATTTTTCCGATTCACTTAAAAGGTAAAAATATAAAGCCGTTAGTCCTGTTAGCTGTTTTTCAGCCGATTTTATATTTTATAGGGGAAACCGTGGGGATTAAGTTTACGACCGCATCTGAAAGCGGGATATTCATAGCCATGATTCCAATTGTCACGTTGATTTTATCCATTTATTTTTTAAAAACGGTTCCCAGCAAATTGCAGATAGGGGGTGTAGTGATTTCCGTAGCGGGTATCGTATTAATGGTGGCCTGCAAAGGAGTAGGGGTGTCGTTTAGCATGATCGGTTATTCAGCACTTGTCTTAGCCGTTTTTTCGGCGGCAATATTTTCAATTCTGTCAGACAAGGCGGCGGAATACAGCAGCATAGAAAAAACATATATAATGGCCGTTATGGGAGCACTGGCGTTTGATCTGGCAGCTGCCGCGGAGCATATTGCTGATGGGACAGTAAGAATCTGGCTGACACTTCCTGTACATAATCTGCAATTTATGCTGACAACCTTATATTTAGGAATAGGCTGTTCCGTCATTTCTTTTTGCTGTATGAATGCTTCCATAAAATATATAGGTGCCACGAGGACCACTACTTTTGCCAGCGTCACCACGGTCCTGACGGTCCTGTGCGGAGTATTTATTTTGGGAGAAAATTTGAATATGCTGCAAGGTGCAGGAATTATTTTGGTTATAGCAGGAATCTATATGGCGAATAAAATATCTGTTGATGCAAAAGACGTAGAGTAA
- a CDS encoding alanine racemase, giving the protein MNANGARYPQLEVDLKKFRHNIDSMVKLCQEQGIEVAGVIKGFHAIPEMVKEFDNSNCKYIATSRMEQIIDSKEIGCKKPFFLIRIPMLSEIEDLVKYAEYSLNSEQVVLDQINTECRKQGKRHGVVLMADLGDLREGFWNVEEMVKTANYVETQLENVDLMGIGTNLGCYGSIKATPEKMNDLIAIAEKIEAVIGRKLEIISGGATTSAPMVFDKTMPKRINHLRIGEGIILAHDYEALFGVKADFLNQDVFTLKAEVVEVKDKPSYPVGELSFDAFGHAQTYVDRGIRRRALVALGKVDFGDPDMLIPRNDKLEILGASSDHLILDIENCKDEIHVGDIIEFDLCYATMVYATSSKNIHIVTK; this is encoded by the coding sequence ATGAATGCAAACGGAGCAAGATATCCTCAACTGGAGGTAGATTTAAAAAAATTCAGGCACAATATTGATTCCATGGTCAAACTGTGTCAGGAACAAGGCATTGAGGTGGCCGGTGTTATAAAGGGGTTTCATGCCATACCGGAAATGGTAAAGGAATTTGACAACTCAAATTGTAAATATATCGCCACTTCACGAATGGAGCAGATTATAGATTCCAAGGAAATAGGCTGTAAAAAACCGTTTTTCCTGATCCGTATTCCAATGCTCAGTGAAATTGAAGACCTTGTAAAATATGCAGAATACAGCTTGAACAGTGAACAGGTTGTACTGGATCAGATTAATACGGAGTGCCGGAAGCAGGGCAAGCGGCACGGAGTAGTTCTTATGGCCGATTTAGGTGATTTAAGAGAAGGCTTCTGGAATGTGGAAGAAATGGTCAAAACAGCAAATTATGTAGAAACCCAGTTAGAAAATGTTGACTTGATGGGTATAGGGACAAATCTGGGATGCTATGGTTCCATAAAAGCCACCCCTGAAAAAATGAACGACTTGATTGCCATCGCCGAAAAAATTGAAGCGGTCATCGGAAGAAAGCTGGAAATTATCTCCGGAGGTGCTACCACTTCTGCCCCTATGGTATTCGATAAAACCATGCCAAAGAGGATCAATCATCTGAGAATAGGGGAAGGCATCATACTCGCTCACGACTATGAAGCACTTTTTGGTGTAAAAGCAGATTTCTTGAATCAGGACGTATTTACTTTAAAAGCAGAGGTCGTAGAGGTAAAGGATAAACCGAGCTATCCGGTAGGAGAGTTGTCCTTTGATGCATTCGGCCATGCCCAGACTTACGTGGACAGAGGAATCCGTAGAAGAGCGCTTGTCGCTTTAGGAAAAGTAGATTTTGGAGATCCGGATATGCTGATCCCTCGAAACGACAAACTCGAAATCTTAGGAGCCAGCAGTGACCATCTGATTCTTGATATTGAAAACTGCAAGGATGAGATACACGTAGGAGACATCATTGAATTCGATCTTTGCTACGCCACCATGGTATATGCCACAAGCTCTAAGAATATCCATATCGTCACGAAATAA
- a CDS encoding AMP-dependent synthetase/ligase yields the protein MLHAEEFIKNINENKDPHIRYKKSRPISDIKQMLNSSVELYKENTAFWVKKVKGGDYESITYAKTLTDVNALGTALIARGFKDKRIAVIGENGYEWAISYLAAVCGTGTVVPLDKELNANELMQLVVNAEVSCVLCDAKFGKIFKEMQASGETILKMVVTFGKENVRSGALSFRQLVEEGQEAIRQGNEEFTSAQIDPEKLSILLFTSGTTGVSKGVMLCHRNIADDLMSAPTVLEIRSEDIFFSVLPVHHTYECTCGFLLPLYKGAAIAYCEGLKYITKNLSEIKPTVFLGVPILFENLYRKIWQNVRKQGKESLLRRIIKINRATKKMGLDLGTLFLKDIREVFGGRMRLMICGGAAINPEILDGIRDFGIMALQGYGLTECAPIGALNPDKAAKSASIGRALPNFDMKVVDLNEEEIGEICLKGGNVMLGYYNMPQATAEVLKDGWFHTGDLGYMDSEGYAYITGRKKNVIITKNGKNVYPEELEYYLSNIPYVLESLVYDKESEDGTDTIIAASIRVDEEEVTQCLGEGYTDDMVEELLWNEVDKINETSPYFKKIKRIVLRKEEFEKNTSKKIKRFVEANKQ from the coding sequence ATGCTGCACGCTGAAGAATTTATAAAGAATATAAATGAGAATAAAGATCCCCATATCCGATATAAGAAAAGCCGGCCTATCAGTGACATCAAGCAGATGCTGAATTCAAGCGTTGAACTGTATAAGGAAAATACGGCGTTTTGGGTCAAGAAGGTTAAGGGCGGAGATTATGAAAGCATTACTTATGCAAAGACTCTGACCGATGTGAATGCGCTGGGCACAGCACTAATCGCAAGAGGGTTCAAGGATAAACGGATTGCAGTCATCGGAGAAAACGGTTATGAATGGGCGATCTCCTATTTGGCAGCTGTCTGCGGAACCGGAACCGTGGTGCCTTTGGACAAAGAACTCAATGCCAATGAGCTGATGCAGCTGGTGGTCAATGCCGAGGTAAGCTGTGTGCTTTGTGATGCTAAATTTGGCAAGATTTTTAAGGAAATGCAGGCCAGCGGAGAGACGATACTCAAGATGGTGGTGACTTTTGGAAAAGAAAACGTCCGAAGCGGCGCACTTTCTTTCAGACAGCTCGTAGAAGAGGGACAAGAAGCCATCCGACAAGGAAATGAGGAGTTTACCAGTGCGCAGATTGACCCGGAAAAGCTGAGCATTTTATTATTTACCTCCGGTACAACAGGGGTGTCGAAGGGAGTTATGCTGTGCCACCGGAATATAGCAGATGATCTGATGTCTGCGCCTACCGTACTGGAAATCCGATCGGAAGATATTTTCTTTTCCGTACTGCCTGTTCACCACACGTATGAATGTACCTGCGGATTTTTACTTCCGCTGTATAAGGGGGCGGCTATTGCTTACTGCGAGGGGCTGAAATACATTACCAAGAATCTGTCCGAGATAAAGCCGACGGTGTTCTTAGGCGTGCCTATTTTATTTGAGAACCTATATCGGAAAATATGGCAGAACGTCAGAAAACAGGGGAAGGAATCCCTGTTAAGAAGGATCATTAAGATCAATCGGGCAACCAAAAAGATGGGCTTGGATTTAGGAACTCTCTTTTTAAAGGACATAAGGGAAGTTTTCGGAGGCAGGATGCGGCTCATGATCTGCGGAGGGGCGGCTATTAATCCTGAAATCCTCGATGGAATAAGAGACTTTGGAATCATGGCCCTGCAAGGCTACGGACTGACGGAATGTGCTCCGATCGGTGCGCTGAATCCGGACAAGGCGGCTAAATCGGCTTCCATTGGGAGAGCTCTGCCTAATTTTGATATGAAGGTGGTAGACCTCAATGAAGAGGAAATCGGTGAGATCTGCCTGAAAGGCGGCAATGTCATGCTGGGATATTATAACATGCCGCAGGCCACTGCCGAGGTTCTCAAAGACGGATGGTTCCATACGGGAGATCTGGGGTACATGGACTCCGAAGGATATGCTTATATAACGGGCAGAAAGAAAAACGTAATCATTACTAAGAACGGTAAAAATGTGTATCCGGAAGAGCTGGAATATTATTTGAGCAATATTCCGTATGTATTGGAATCTCTGGTGTATGATAAGGAATCCGAGGATGGCACGGATACGATTATTGCGGCATCCATTCGAGTGGATGAAGAAGAGGTGACTCAGTGTCTGGGCGAAGGATATACGGATGACATGGTAGAAGAGCTTCTCTGGAATGAGGTGGATAAAATAAACGAGACATCGCCTTATTTTAAAAAGATCAAACGGATCGTCCTTCGTAAAGAAGAATTTGAGAAAAACACTTCAAAAAAAATCAAACGCTTTGTGGAGGCTAACAAGCAATAA